In Actinomadura citrea, a single window of DNA contains:
- a CDS encoding MIP/aquaporin family protein — protein sequence MTRGPRLPELAKEMSAEFAGTLILILFGVAVVAQVVAGSGLGEPQSLGDHDSIAWAWGFGVTLGVYVAARTSGGHLNPAVTLALAVFKGFPWRKVLPFWFAQTLGAFVAALIVRWDYSEILAKFDPGHTLKTQFVFSTLPGNGSLPIGTWGAFRDQVIGTAILLFLVLALTDLRNAPPLANLAPLIIGIVVVAIGMAWGSDAGYAINPARDFGPRLAQYITGYDTAWRDQYGDLYFWVPIVAPLIGGPLGAGLYLVLVGRHLPEEEGGLPTGPEPEYDVT from the coding sequence ATGACGCGAGGGCCGAGGCTGCCCGAACTCGCCAAGGAGATGTCGGCGGAGTTCGCCGGCACTCTGATCCTTATCCTGTTCGGCGTCGCCGTCGTCGCCCAGGTCGTGGCCGGGAGCGGGCTCGGTGAGCCGCAGAGCCTCGGCGACCACGACAGCATCGCCTGGGCCTGGGGCTTCGGCGTCACGCTCGGCGTGTACGTCGCGGCCCGGACCAGCGGCGGGCACCTCAACCCCGCCGTGACGCTCGCGCTCGCGGTGTTCAAGGGGTTCCCCTGGCGCAAGGTCCTGCCGTTCTGGTTCGCGCAGACGCTCGGCGCCTTCGTGGCCGCGCTGATCGTCCGATGGGACTACAGCGAGATCCTCGCCAAGTTCGACCCCGGCCACACCTTGAAGACCCAGTTCGTGTTCTCCACCCTGCCGGGCAACGGCTCGCTGCCGATCGGCACCTGGGGCGCGTTCCGCGACCAGGTGATCGGCACCGCCATCCTGCTCTTCCTCGTCCTGGCCCTCACCGACCTGCGCAACGCGCCGCCACTGGCCAACCTGGCGCCGCTGATCATCGGCATCGTGGTGGTGGCGATCGGGATGGCGTGGGGCTCCGACGCCGGCTACGCGATCAACCCGGCCCGCGACTTCGGGCCGCGGCTCGCCCAGTACATCACCGGTTACGACACCGCCTGGCGGGACCAGTACGGCGACCTGTACTTCTGGGTGCCGATCGTCGCCCCGCTGATCGGCGGCCCGCTCGGCGCCGGCCTGTACCTGGTGCTCGTCGGGCGCCACCTTCCAGAAGAGGAGGGCGGCCTGCCCACGGGGCCGGAGCCTGAATACGACGTCACCTGA
- the glpK gene encoding glycerol kinase GlpK produces MADFVGALDQGTTSTRFMIFDHGGNEIARHQLEHEQILPQAGWVEHNPTEIWERTRSVIESTLNRANLSHGDLAAFGITNQRETTVVWNRRTGRPYYNAIVWQDTRTDRIASALERDGRGETIRHRAGLPPATYFSGGKIQWILENVDGVREAAENGDAVFGNIDTWVLWNLTGGIDGGVHVTDPTNASRTMLMDLETLSWDDQLLSFFGIPRSMLPEIKPSSAPDAYGTTRANGPLGGEVPLTGILGDQQAATVGQVCFSPGEAKNTYGTGNFLLLNTGEELVRSKAGMLTTVCYQFADDAPVYALEGSIAVTGSAVQWLRDQLGIISGAAQSESLARQVDDNGGVYFVPAFSGLFAPYWRSDARGAIVGLSRFNTNAHLARATLESICYQSRDVVEAMREDSGVSLDVLKVDGGVTANELCMQLQADILGVPVSRPVVAETTALGAAYAAGLAVGFWNTTDELRQNWNEDKRWQPTWNNDQRQQGYAGWKKAVERTYGWVEVD; encoded by the coding sequence ATGGCCGACTTCGTCGGGGCCCTCGACCAGGGCACGACCAGCACCCGATTCATGATCTTCGACCACGGCGGCAACGAGATCGCCCGCCACCAGCTCGAACACGAGCAGATCCTGCCCCAGGCCGGCTGGGTCGAGCACAACCCGACCGAGATCTGGGAGCGCACCCGTTCCGTCATCGAGAGCACGCTGAACAGGGCGAACCTGTCCCACGGCGACCTGGCCGCGTTCGGGATCACCAACCAGCGCGAGACGACCGTGGTGTGGAACCGGCGCACCGGGCGCCCCTACTACAACGCGATCGTCTGGCAGGACACCCGCACCGACCGCATCGCGTCCGCGCTCGAACGCGACGGCCGGGGCGAGACGATCCGGCACCGCGCCGGGCTGCCGCCCGCGACGTACTTCTCCGGCGGGAAGATCCAGTGGATCCTGGAGAACGTCGACGGCGTCCGCGAGGCGGCCGAGAACGGCGACGCGGTCTTCGGCAACATCGACACCTGGGTGCTGTGGAACCTCACCGGCGGGATCGACGGGGGCGTGCACGTCACCGACCCGACCAACGCCAGCCGCACCATGCTGATGGACCTGGAGACCCTCTCCTGGGACGACCAGCTCCTGTCGTTCTTCGGGATCCCGCGCTCCATGCTGCCGGAGATCAAGCCGTCCTCGGCGCCCGACGCCTACGGGACGACCCGCGCGAACGGCCCGCTCGGCGGCGAGGTCCCGCTCACCGGCATCCTCGGCGACCAGCAGGCGGCGACGGTCGGGCAGGTGTGCTTCTCTCCGGGCGAGGCCAAGAACACCTACGGCACCGGCAACTTCCTGCTGCTCAACACAGGTGAGGAACTCGTCCGCTCCAAGGCGGGGATGCTCACCACGGTCTGCTACCAGTTCGCCGACGACGCGCCCGTCTACGCGCTGGAGGGTTCGATCGCGGTGACGGGGTCGGCGGTGCAGTGGCTGCGCGACCAGCTCGGCATCATCTCCGGCGCGGCGCAGAGCGAGTCGCTGGCCCGGCAGGTCGACGACAACGGCGGGGTCTACTTCGTCCCGGCCTTCTCCGGCCTGTTCGCCCCCTACTGGAGATCGGACGCCCGCGGCGCCATCGTCGGCCTCTCGCGCTTCAACACCAACGCCCACCTGGCCCGCGCCACCCTGGAATCCATCTGCTACCAGTCCCGCGACGTCGTCGAAGCCATGCGCGAGGACTCCGGAGTCTCCCTGGACGTCCTCAAGGTCGACGGCGGCGTCACCGCCAACGAACTGTGCATGCAACTCCAGGCCGACATCCTCGGCGTCCCGGTCTCCCGACCCGTCGTCGCCGAAACCACCGCCCTGGGCGCCGCCTACGCCGCCGGCCTGGCCGTCGGATTCTGGAACACCACCGACGAACTCCGCCAGAACTGGAACGAAGACAAACGCTGGCAACCCACCTGGAACAACGACCAACGCCAACAAGGCTACGCAGGCTGGAAAAAGGCCGTCGAGCGCACGTACGGATGGGTCGAGGTCGACTGA
- a CDS encoding S1 family peptidase, which yields MPSRIAAAALAAAGALALAGAGALTAGPAQAAPARPQAPRAQRAAVDFTGIVALSNCSGSLVRGPRSRDTDAALVLTNGHCLESGMPGAGEVIVDQRSSRTFTLLDRTGGRNLGTLQATRVEYATMTDTDVTVYRLSTTYAAIQKRYGIPALRLSTARPHDGTPIRIVSGYWRKIYGCATDATVYRLREADWTWKDSIRYRPECRTVHGTSGSPVIDVRTHQVVGVNNTGNDDGERCTLNNPCEVDRAGNVTVRQGIHYGQQTYLLARCLGQGGDVVLSRACALPRP from the coding sequence ATGCCCAGCCGCATCGCCGCAGCCGCCCTCGCCGCCGCCGGGGCGCTCGCCCTCGCGGGCGCCGGGGCGCTCACCGCCGGTCCCGCGCAGGCCGCACCCGCCCGGCCGCAGGCACCGCGCGCCCAGCGGGCTGCGGTCGACTTCACCGGGATCGTCGCGCTGAGCAACTGCTCGGGCTCCCTCGTGCGCGGGCCGCGGTCGCGGGACACCGACGCGGCGCTGGTGCTGACCAACGGCCACTGCCTGGAGTCGGGCATGCCGGGGGCCGGCGAGGTGATCGTGGACCAGAGGTCGTCCCGGACTTTCACGCTCCTCGACCGGACGGGCGGCCGGAACCTCGGCACCCTCCAGGCCACGAGGGTCGAGTACGCCACGATGACCGACACCGACGTGACGGTGTACCGGCTCAGCACGACCTACGCGGCGATCCAGAAGCGCTACGGGATCCCCGCGCTGCGCCTGTCGACGGCCAGGCCGCACGACGGGACGCCGATCCGGATCGTGTCCGGCTACTGGCGGAAGATCTACGGCTGCGCGACCGACGCGACCGTCTACCGGCTGCGCGAGGCGGACTGGACGTGGAAGGACTCCATCCGCTACAGGCCGGAATGTCGGACCGTCCACGGGACGTCCGGGTCGCCCGTCATCGACGTCCGGACGCACCAGGTCGTCGGCGTCAACAACACCGGCAACGACGACGGCGAGCGCTGCACGCTCAACAACCCGTGCGAGGTCGACCGCGCCGGGAACGTCACCGTCCGGCAGGGCATCCACTACGGGCAGCAGACGTACCTGCTCGCCCGATGCCTGGGCCAGGGCGGCGACGTCGTGCTGAGCAGGGCGTGCGCGCTGCCCAGGCCCTGA
- a CDS encoding SigB/SigF/SigG family RNA polymerase sigma factor produces the protein MPWAESTGRFDDGQTETLLKEMNRLQVTDPRRERLRERIVALHNPLVRSVARRYANRGEPQDDLQQVAYLGLVKAINRFDPTVGDRFVTYAYPVVTGEVKRHFRDKTWGIRVSRRIQELRPVLHRTVQEFTREHGRSPTTAETAALMGVTEDEAVEVIIACDAYRPLSLEAPADGSPDGEAGTVGEYLGSEDPALEAFIDGHALRPLIDDLPERERTILLLRFFGNKTQTQIAEQIGLSQMHVSRLIRATLDRLRTGLLAER, from the coding sequence ATGCCGTGGGCGGAGTCCACCGGCCGGTTCGACGACGGACAGACCGAGACGCTTCTCAAGGAAATGAACCGGCTCCAGGTGACCGACCCCCGGCGGGAACGGTTGCGCGAACGCATCGTCGCCCTGCACAACCCCCTGGTCCGCAGCGTGGCGCGCCGCTACGCCAACCGGGGGGAACCGCAGGACGATCTGCAGCAGGTCGCCTATCTGGGCCTTGTCAAAGCCATCAACCGTTTCGATCCCACTGTCGGGGACCGGTTCGTCACCTACGCCTACCCGGTGGTCACCGGCGAGGTGAAGCGGCACTTCCGCGACAAGACGTGGGGGATCCGGGTGTCGCGCCGCATCCAGGAGCTGCGGCCGGTCCTGCACCGTACCGTCCAGGAGTTCACCCGCGAGCACGGCCGCTCCCCCACCACCGCGGAGACCGCGGCGCTCATGGGCGTCACCGAGGACGAGGCGGTCGAGGTCATCATCGCCTGCGACGCCTACCGCCCGCTGTCGCTGGAGGCGCCGGCCGACGGGTCCCCGGACGGCGAGGCCGGCACGGTCGGCGAGTACCTCGGCTCCGAGGACCCGGCGCTGGAGGCCTTCATCGACGGCCACGCCCTCAGGCCCCTCATCGACGACCTGCCCGAGCGCGAGCGCACGATCCTGCTGCTGCGGTTCTTCGGCAACAAGACGCAGACGCAGATCGCCGAGCAGATCGGACTGTCCCAGATGCACGTCTCCCGGCTGATCCGCGCGACCCTGGACCGGCTCCGCACCGGCCTGCTGGCGGAGCGGTGA
- the crcB gene encoding fluoride efflux transporter CrcB: MTGRPVDSDVDLHVPRQRSELSEGPWGVLAAIAAGGALGALARYGLGSAFPHRAGEFPWAVFWVNVSGCLLIGVLMVLVTETWRAHRLVRPFLGVGVLGGFTTFSTYVVDVQELVDHGAPLVAPAYLAGTLAAALTAVYAGVRVTRLTTRRRRREAVARIRRTEQGEAGGE; this comes from the coding sequence GTGACCGGCCGTCCTGTCGATTCCGATGTCGACCTGCATGTTCCGAGGCAGCGGTCCGAGCTGAGCGAAGGGCCGTGGGGGGTTCTGGCGGCGATCGCGGCCGGCGGTGCCCTGGGGGCTCTGGCGCGGTACGGCCTCGGCAGCGCGTTCCCCCACCGTGCGGGGGAGTTCCCGTGGGCCGTCTTCTGGGTGAACGTCTCGGGGTGCCTCCTGATCGGGGTGCTGATGGTCCTCGTCACCGAGACGTGGAGGGCGCACCGGCTCGTGCGCCCGTTCCTCGGGGTGGGGGTGCTCGGCGGCTTCACCACGTTCTCGACCTATGTCGTCGACGTCCAGGAGCTGGTGGACCACGGCGCGCCGCTCGTCGCGCCGGCCTACCTCGCCGGGACGCTCGCGGCCGCGCTCACGGCGGTCTACGCGGGCGTCCGGGTGACCCGGCTGACGACCCGGCGGCGACGCCGCGAGGCGGTCGCGCGGATCCGTCGCACCGAGCAGGGCGAGGCGGGCGGCGAGTGA
- the crcB gene encoding fluoride efflux transporter CrcB: protein MTIVLIVLGAALGAPLRYLTDRAVQARHDSVFPWGTFTVNMAGSFTLGLLAALPAHDGVMAFAGTGFCGALTTYSTFGYETLRLAEEGARLHAVVNAGASIAAGLGAAYCGMAIAQAVPG from the coding sequence GTGACCATCGTGCTGATCGTGCTGGGCGCCGCGCTCGGTGCTCCGCTGCGCTACCTCACCGACCGTGCCGTCCAGGCCCGGCACGACTCGGTGTTCCCGTGGGGGACGTTCACCGTCAACATGGCGGGGTCGTTCACCCTGGGCCTGCTGGCGGCGCTGCCTGCGCACGACGGCGTGATGGCCTTCGCCGGGACGGGTTTCTGCGGCGCCCTGACCACGTACTCCACGTTCGGCTACGAGACGCTGCGCCTCGCCGAGGAAGGGGCGCGCTTGCACGCCGTGGTCAATGCCGGGGCCAGTATCGCCGCGGGGCTCGGCGCGGCGTACTGCGGGATGGCGATCGCCCAGGCCGTCCCCGGTTGA
- a CDS encoding SDR family oxidoreductase, whose product MNVLITGGASGLGAAVARRVADDGGRPLILDRHPPKEEFEHMQADLADRRCAERAVHCLARAAGGLHAVVTAAGIDACGTLCEVPAEDWERVVQVNLLGTAAVVRAALPYLENEPHGRVVTVASTLGFRAVSDATAYCASKFGVVGFTRALAAETTGRVAVTMVVPGGMDTAFFDGRPERYKPGADAELNRPEDVAATIAFALAQPAGCEVRELVVCPSHELSWP is encoded by the coding sequence ATGAACGTTCTCATCACCGGCGGCGCTTCCGGACTCGGCGCGGCCGTGGCGCGGAGGGTCGCCGACGACGGCGGGCGGCCCCTGATCCTCGACCGGCACCCTCCGAAGGAGGAATTCGAGCACATGCAGGCCGACCTGGCCGACCGGCGGTGCGCCGAGCGCGCCGTGCACTGCCTGGCGCGCGCCGCCGGCGGGCTCCACGCCGTCGTCACCGCCGCCGGCATCGACGCCTGCGGAACCCTGTGCGAGGTCCCCGCCGAGGACTGGGAGCGGGTCGTCCAGGTGAACCTGCTCGGCACCGCCGCCGTCGTTCGCGCCGCGCTTCCGTACCTGGAGAACGAGCCGCACGGGCGGGTCGTCACGGTCGCGTCCACTCTGGGGTTCCGCGCCGTGAGCGACGCGACCGCGTACTGCGCGTCCAAGTTCGGCGTCGTCGGCTTCACGCGGGCGCTCGCCGCCGAGACGACGGGGAGGGTCGCCGTCACCATGGTGGTGCCGGGCGGGATGGACACCGCGTTCTTCGACGGCCGGCCCGAACGGTACAAGCCCGGAGCCGACGCCGAGCTGAACCGGCCCGAGGACGTGGCCGCGACCATCGCGTTCGCGCTCGCCCAGCCGGCCGGCTGCGAGGTGCGCGAGCTGGTCGTGTGCCCCTCCCACGAGCTGTCGTGGCCGTGA
- a CDS encoding PfkB family carbohydrate kinase produces the protein MTAPLVVVGDVLLDIDVVGSSSRLCPDAPVPVVEQAEERPRPGGAGLAALLAAAGGREVVLVTALADDDPGRLLRAMLERHMEVAALHLHGGTPCKLRIRSGGHSVARLDAGDGQALDGPVGPRVAEAIAGAGAVLVSDYGRGVSRHRAVRSLLGELPPSVPVVWDPHPRGEPPVPGVRLLTPNEEEAARLAAADGADITGFGLPAAGRRGRHLGRSWGIDGVAITLGAEGALLCDGSEAPFLAPARPARGDSCGAGDSFAAEVVGALADGADLPAAVTEGVDRASEFVRAGAAAAVAAQLAETGTARLVPERGEDAWDVVERTRRAGGTVVATGGSFDLLHAGHVSLLQQARRLGDCLIVCVDSDASVRRRKGPSRPVTPAADRVRVLEALSDVDAALVFDDDTPVPLLERLRPDLWVKGADHAGAALPEAETIRAHNGEVILLPLLEGRSTTRLLTTTKGNAS, from the coding sequence ATGACGGCGCCACTGGTCGTGGTGGGCGACGTCCTGCTCGACATCGACGTCGTCGGCAGCAGCAGCCGGCTCTGCCCGGACGCGCCCGTCCCCGTCGTCGAGCAGGCCGAGGAGCGGCCCCGCCCCGGCGGCGCGGGCCTCGCGGCGCTGCTGGCCGCGGCGGGCGGCCGCGAGGTGGTGCTCGTCACCGCGCTCGCCGACGACGACCCGGGCCGGCTGCTGCGCGCGATGCTGGAGCGGCACATGGAGGTGGCGGCGCTCCACCTGCACGGCGGGACGCCCTGCAAGCTGCGCATCCGGTCCGGCGGCCACTCGGTGGCGCGCCTGGACGCGGGGGACGGGCAGGCCCTCGACGGGCCCGTCGGCCCTCGCGTGGCCGAGGCGATCGCCGGGGCGGGCGCCGTGCTGGTCTCCGACTACGGCCGCGGTGTCTCCCGGCACCGCGCCGTCCGGTCCCTGCTCGGCGAGCTGCCCCCGAGCGTCCCCGTCGTGTGGGACCCGCACCCGCGCGGCGAGCCGCCGGTGCCGGGGGTACGGCTGCTCACCCCGAACGAGGAGGAGGCCGCCCGGCTCGCCGCGGCCGACGGCGCCGACATCACCGGCTTCGGGCTGCCGGCCGCCGGGCGGCGCGGCCGCCACCTCGGCCGCTCCTGGGGCATCGACGGCGTCGCGATCACACTCGGCGCCGAGGGCGCGCTGCTGTGCGACGGGTCCGAGGCTCCGTTCCTCGCGCCGGCCCGGCCCGCCCGCGGCGACTCGTGCGGGGCGGGCGACAGCTTCGCCGCCGAGGTCGTCGGCGCGCTCGCCGACGGCGCGGACCTGCCCGCGGCCGTCACCGAGGGCGTCGACCGGGCGTCGGAGTTCGTCCGTGCGGGCGCCGCCGCGGCCGTCGCGGCGCAGCTCGCCGAGACCGGCACGGCCCGGCTCGTGCCCGAGCGCGGCGAGGACGCCTGGGACGTCGTCGAGCGGACGCGGCGGGCGGGCGGCACGGTGGTGGCCACCGGCGGCAGCTTCGACCTGCTGCACGCGGGCCACGTCAGCCTGCTGCAGCAGGCGCGCAGGCTCGGCGACTGCCTGATCGTCTGCGTCGACTCCGACGCGTCGGTCCGGCGCCGCAAGGGGCCGTCCCGCCCGGTGACGCCCGCCGCGGACCGCGTCCGGGTGCTGGAGGCGCTCAGCGACGTCGACGCCGCGCTGGTGTTCGACGACGACACCCCGGTGCCGCTCCTGGAGCGGCTGCGCCCCGACCTGTGGGTCAAGGGCGCCGACCACGCCGGGGCGGCCCTGCCCGAGGCCGAGACGATCCGGGCCCACAACGGCGAGGTGATCCTGCTGCCCCTGCTGGAAGGGCGCTCCACCACGCGCCTGCTGACGACCACGAAGGGAAACGCGTCATGA